DNA sequence from the Bernardetia sp. genome:
AAATTCTAACGGAATTTCTGCTTTTGTGTCGATTATGCGTGGGTGTGATAATGTATGTAGTTTTTGTGTTGTACCATTTACTCGTGGAAGAGAGCGCAGCCGTCCAGCAGATTCTATTGTGGCAGAAATTAAAGATTTGGTAGCACAAGGCTATAAAGAAGTTACTTTACTTGGTCAGAACGTAGATTCCTATAAATGGACAAACGTACCAAGAACGATGAAGGCAGAGAATTTTGAGCAAGAAACAGGAGAAAAAGTAAGAAATGAAAACTTTGCTTCACTTTTAGAATTAGTTGCTCAAATAGACACCAATTTAAGAGTAAGATTTACAACTTCGCATCCAAAAGATATGACAGATGATGTGTTGCACGTAATGGCAAAGTATGACAATATTTGTAAATACATTCATTTGCCTGTTCAGAGTGGAAATAGCAGAGTTTTGAAACTGATGAACAGAACCTATAGTCGTGAGTGGTATGTTGATAGAGTAGATGCAATTCGTAGGATTTTAGGAGAAGATTGTGCTATTAGTTCGGATATGATAGCAGGCTTTTGTACTGAAACAGAAGAAGAACACCAAGAAACTCTGACACTTATGGATTATGTCAATTACGATTATTCGTATATGTTCTTCTATTCTGAACGCCCTGGAACACTTGCAGCTAAGAAATATTTAGATGATATTCCTTTAGATGTAAAGAAAAAACGTCTGCAAGAAATTATTGAGCTTCAAACCAAGCATTCTTTGGCTCGTAATCAGCGAATGATAGGCAGAGTTCATAAAGTTTTGGTAGAGGGAGAATCGAAGCGTTCGGATAAAGACTTGCAAGGCAGAACTTCTGAAAATAAAGTAGTTGTTTTCCCAAGAGAAAATTATGAGAAAGGTCAGTATGTAAATGTGATGGTACACGACTGTACTTCGGCAACTCTTTTTGGAAAGGCTGTGGAATTGGTGGATTGAAAAACACATTTGTAGGGACAATGCATGCATTGTCCCTACTTCAATATTATGTCAATTAATTCACATATCCATTTTTTTCCTTCGCCACACGCCATGTAAATCCTTCTCCTGTATGCTCAACAACAATACGTTGAATATCTCCAGAAGAATAATCTACTGTTCCTTCATATTTTTTTATACCACGTTGTGCCAACATTACAGCTCCTACCTTATTCTTATCGCCTATTTTTTTCTGAATACGATAACGAGTAGCCGTAGAAAGTGAGGTAATTGTATTCTCTGGATACCAACCACGCATTACATCTATATAAGCCACTAAAGTTTCATTATCCTCTGTTTTGAAAGATAATTTTAGTAAATCGCCTACCACTTCTGTTTCCTTGTGTTCTAAATCTATACTTAATTCACTTTCTATCATTGCTTCGCCCAAAATCTCTCTTGTTTTTTGGTCTAATTCTTTGAAATCTAGTCCTTTTGCTTTAGAATAAGTAGTCAGAATTTTTGTTCCATTAGAGAGTGTTGTTTCTCCTTCATAGATAGCACCATCTTGTTTTAAATCTACACTTTCAATAACATTTTTACTATACCTTTTTTGTAGAGAATACTGAAAGTATGTAGAAACTGATGCCTCATCTTGTTTTGGTAAAAACCCTAATTTGGGGTCTAAAAGAATAGGTAAAGTACTGCCATCTTCTGTAGTAACAGTTACATCATAAGCATTTCCACCTGTTGGTTTCATCTCTACATTTTTGGCTGGAATACCCATCGTATTATTTAGGTAACGTCTCGTACTAGACTCCAATATTTCTGACCAAGCAGGTTGCAAAACTCCTGACTTATCTCTTCCAGCTCTTACGAAAAGAGTAGCAGGAGCTGTTTTTTCAAAATCAACTTCTACTAAATATGTCCATTCATCATTTGGAATAGAAGGCATGTTTTGTAATGTAATACGTTTTTTTAAATCTCCCCAATGTTCTTTTTTTAGCGTTAGGTCAGTAATTTTTTGCTCAAAGTTTTTTTCTATTTGTGGTTGCAAAAGTATTTTTATCTGTTCCTCATCAGATTGAACCTTACTCTTAGGTATATATTTCTGAACCTTTTCGCCCTTTGCCAACACAAGCGTATCGCCTTTAAAACTAAATGTATAATCATCTGCAATACCAAAAGCTACTACCTTTAATGTGTTTTCATCTAGGGCATATTCTCTTTCTGTAATATTGTCAAAAATAACCTTTTCATCTGTTATTTCAAGTGTACTTTTATAATCTGAACGCACCCACTCACCCTTAATTTTAGATGAATTAGAACAACTACTCAAAAAAAGAAGTCCTGAAAAAAGCCCTGCATAAGCAAGTTTTGAGGAACGAGAAAGACATATATCTTTAAGTTTCATAATAGATTTTATTTTGAATACATTGTTTTAAAATTACGAATCAACACATCAAATCAAATGTGATTTATCTGTTAAGGCTGCAAAATTACTAAATTTTGAATGAATTGAATAGGTTTGTTGGATTCAAAACTTCGTTAAAATTTATCCTCTAAATCATATAATTTATCGTTTTTAGTTTTTTTTGAACAGATTTGATAACTCTAGTCGCTAAAACTTGTTAAGTCTTAGGAATTAAACGCTGTATTTTTAATAAATTTGCAGTTCTGTTTTTATTTTTCCAACTCTATTATGTTTGGAATACTAGATAAAAGCCAAATTACTATTCGAATTTCTAATTAAAACAATGAAATACTTACCTTATTTTCTCATTGCGCTAGGCGTAATTCTGATTGACCAAGCTCTCAAGCTCTACATTCATTCTACATTATCTTTAGGAGAAGAAATTCTAATTTTTGGAGACTGGTTCAAATTGCACTATACCCTCAACCCTGGAATGGCATTTGGAATTACACTAGGTTCGGATTATGGCAAACTTATTCTTACTGTTTTTAGAATATTTGCTGGAATTGGAATAGGATATTTTATGGCTCGTGCTGCGCTACGTGATGCTCCCAAAGGATTTGTATTTAGTATGGCTCTTATTCTAGGAGGTGCATTCGGAAATATTGTAGATTCTGCTTTTTATGGTGTTTTTATAGAAGGAAATGCTGTTCCGATGTATGACAAAGAACCTAGCTTTTATCCATGGTTTCATGGGCAAGTAATCGATATGTTTTATTTTGATATAGCTTCGGGTTATTTCCCAGAAAACTTGCCTTTTGTGGGTGGCGACCATTACTCTTTCTTTCCTATTTTTAATATTGCTGATGCAGCTATTTTTATAGGTGTTTGTATTATCTTGATTTGGCAAAGACGTTTTTTTCCAAAAGAAGAAATTGTAGAAACAGAAGTGGAAAAATCCTTAGAAGATGAAATTAGAGATGACAATGCAAATATAGAAAATGCAGATATTTCTGAATCAAATGAAAACGTATTGAAAGATGAATTGAAAAAAGAAGAATAATTTTATTATCAAAATTATGTCCACACAAGAAAGATATATCAATCCTTTTACTGATTTTGGATTTAAGAAGCTATTTGGTTCAGATGTTAATAAAGACTTACTGATTAGTTTTTTGAATGAAGTATTGCCCCCCAAAGCACAGATAAAAAGCCTAACCTATCTAAAGTCAGAAAATTTAGGACGTTCGGCAATAGATAGAAAAGTTGTTTATGACCTTTACTGTGAAAATGAAGAAGGAGAACGTTTTATAGTAGAATTACAGAAGGCAAAGCAGAAGTTTTTTAAAGACCGTACTATTTTTTATTCTACTTTTCCTATTCAAGAACAGTCTCAAAGAGGAGATTGGAATTTCCAACTCAAAGCAGTTTATACTGTCTCTATCTTAGATTTTGTATGGAATGAAGAAGACGATGAAAGTCCTGTGAAAGAAACAGCCATGCTTGTGAGTCTAGACACTAAAAAGATTTTTTATGATAAGCTCACTTATGTTTATATTCAAATTCCTTTATTTGATAAAACAGAAGATGAATTGGAAACCTTAGAGGACAAATGGTTTTATGTAATGAAAAACTTACAAAGTTTTCCCAACCGTCCAGTAGCACTTCAAGAAAGAATTTTTGATAAGGTATTCGAAACGGCAGAAATAACGCAGTTCAACAAAACCGAAAGAAGTAGGTATGAAGACAGTCTGAAAGTTTATAGAGATATAAAAAACAGCTTAGACTATGCAGAAGAAAGAGGAGAAACAAGAGGAATCGATATAGGTAAACGTCAAAATCAAATTAAAAATGCAAAAAAAGCTCTTGAGGAAGGTTTATCTATTGAGTTAGTAGCAAAGATTACAGAACTAACATTAGAAGAGATACAACAAATCAAAAATGATTTGGAAAATAAATAATGAACTACTCTGATTCCATAGACTTGATAGAAAGACTTGCCTCTTTAGGCACAGATAACGCACAAGATACCATTTTGTGGGATTCTGATACTAGAAAAGGAGTGTTGTATGGGACAAATAAAGCAGGAGAAAAAATACTAGACTTCCGTCTTCCTCTTACTTTTCCTACGCTTCCCAAAAAAGATGAGGAAGAAAATTCGCTTTGTCTTTCAGATTATTCTGACAAAATATCACTTCTACCAAAACCCTATTTGCTTATTTTGATTCAGGCTGGAGCAGCTTCTTTAGGATATTTTGAAGAGGGTAAACTCATCTACCATAAAGTTATTACAGCGTATATGGTACGCAAAAAACAAGGAAAATCACAGATAAAACACCTCAACTCAAAAGGAAAATCTCGTTTAGGCTCTCGCATCAGATTACAAAATACCATTTTATTTTTTGAAAAAATAAATGCAAAACTCAAAGAGTGGCATCAAAAATCTGCTATCTTTGATAAAGTAGAACGTATTGGACAAAGTGGTTCACCAGACTTATGGCATTTGTTTTATACTTCAAAAGAAGAAGCTCCTTTTCAGAAAGAGGATTCTCGTCTGCGTAAAATTCCCCTTACAGTTCATACACCCAATTTTGAAGAATTGCAGCGTGTAAACCATTGGGTCAATCGTGGGGAATTAATCACTTATAAAGACGACTTACCTTGTTTAGATAATTTAGGAGACGTTATTGAATGGTAGTTATCAGTTATCAGTTATCAGTTATCAGTTATCAAGGCAAAACTATGTTTCTTGAATAATTATTGTCCTTTAAATCAAAAAAATCGTAATTCTAAAATCTAAATTTGTATTATGCTCGCACTCATTACTGGCGCAACTTCTGGCATCGGACTAGCCACTGCTCAAATTTTTGCAGAAAATAATATTGACCTTATTCTTTGTGGCAGAAGAACTGAAAGGCTTTCAGAACTAGAAAATCAACTCTCTCAAAAGGTCAAAGTAAAAACACTTGCTTTTGATGTCAGAAGTAGAGCCGAAGTACAAAAAGCCATTGATTCACTACCAAAGGAGTTTCAAAATATAGATATTCTTATCAATAATGCTGGAAATGCTCACGGACTTTCTACCATTCAAGAGGGAAGTTTAGACGATTGGGACACAATGATTGACCTAAACATTAAAGGTCTTTTGTACGTAACGAAAGCTATTTTGCCAAAACTTATGAACGAGAATAGGTCAGAAACCAATAAAGGACAAATTATAAATATTGGCTCTATTGCTGGGATAGATTCTTATGCTAACGGAAATGTGTATTGCGCTACAAAATCAGCAGTAGCGATGCTTAGTGAGACAATGCGAATTGATTTACTCAAAGAAAATATAAAAGTAAGCGAAGTAAAACCAGGATTAGTAGAAACAGAATTTTCAATGGTGCGCTTTAAAAATGATGAAGACAGAGCCGAAAAAGTATATCAAAACTATACGCCACTTACAGCTCAAGATATAGCAGAACTGATTTATTTTGTTGTAAGTCGTCCTGCACACGTCAATATTGCAGATGTTTTGATTTTACCTACCGACCAAGCAAAATCTGCTTTGGTAAACAAGAGGTAGTATATAAAAAACACCAACAACTTTATTTTTCTGTTGTTGGTGTTCATAAATGATAATTCAGATTAAAATGACTTTGCGATTTCAATAAAGTCTCTTGATTTGA
Encoded proteins:
- the miaB gene encoding tRNA (N6-isopentenyl adenosine(37)-C2)-methylthiotransferase MiaB, with translation MNKLIADIDIVDDKNANVAKHEPCETVKKTANTAKEGQRKLYIESYGCQMNFADSEIVAAVMQEHGFGTTDSAEDADLVFLNTCSIREKAEQTVRKRLVHINALKNKKPEMMVGVLGCMAERLKHKFLEEEKIVDLVAGPDAYRDLPKLVGSVDDGQKAVNVLLSREETYADIAPIRLNSNGISAFVSIMRGCDNVCSFCVVPFTRGRERSRPADSIVAEIKDLVAQGYKEVTLLGQNVDSYKWTNVPRTMKAENFEQETGEKVRNENFASLLELVAQIDTNLRVRFTTSHPKDMTDDVLHVMAKYDNICKYIHLPVQSGNSRVLKLMNRTYSREWYVDRVDAIRRILGEDCAISSDMIAGFCTETEEEHQETLTLMDYVNYDYSYMFFYSERPGTLAAKKYLDDIPLDVKKKRLQEIIELQTKHSLARNQRMIGRVHKVLVEGESKRSDKDLQGRTSENKVVVFPRENYEKGQYVNVMVHDCTSATLFGKAVELVD
- a CDS encoding lipoprotein signal peptidase, with the translated sequence MKYLPYFLIALGVILIDQALKLYIHSTLSLGEEILIFGDWFKLHYTLNPGMAFGITLGSDYGKLILTVFRIFAGIGIGYFMARAALRDAPKGFVFSMALILGGAFGNIVDSAFYGVFIEGNAVPMYDKEPSFYPWFHGQVIDMFYFDIASGYFPENLPFVGGDHYSFFPIFNIADAAIFIGVCIILIWQRRFFPKEEIVETEVEKSLEDEIRDDNANIENADISESNENVLKDELKKEE
- a CDS encoding Rpn family recombination-promoting nuclease/putative transposase, producing MSTQERYINPFTDFGFKKLFGSDVNKDLLISFLNEVLPPKAQIKSLTYLKSENLGRSAIDRKVVYDLYCENEEGERFIVELQKAKQKFFKDRTIFYSTFPIQEQSQRGDWNFQLKAVYTVSILDFVWNEEDDESPVKETAMLVSLDTKKIFYDKLTYVYIQIPLFDKTEDELETLEDKWFYVMKNLQSFPNRPVALQERIFDKVFETAEITQFNKTERSRYEDSLKVYRDIKNSLDYAEERGETRGIDIGKRQNQIKNAKKALEEGLSIELVAKITELTLEEIQQIKNDLENK
- a CDS encoding SDR family NAD(P)-dependent oxidoreductase; the protein is MLALITGATSGIGLATAQIFAENNIDLILCGRRTERLSELENQLSQKVKVKTLAFDVRSRAEVQKAIDSLPKEFQNIDILINNAGNAHGLSTIQEGSLDDWDTMIDLNIKGLLYVTKAILPKLMNENRSETNKGQIINIGSIAGIDSYANGNVYCATKSAVAMLSETMRIDLLKENIKVSEVKPGLVETEFSMVRFKNDEDRAEKVYQNYTPLTAQDIAELIYFVVSRPAHVNIADVLILPTDQAKSALVNKR